A part of Chanodichthys erythropterus isolate Z2021 chromosome 4, ASM2448905v1, whole genome shotgun sequence genomic DNA contains:
- the si:dkey-221h15.4 gene encoding epidermal retinol dehydrogenase 2 isoform X1: protein MHNQVIQSFERIVHNLWFIKDIFGLILGAVFYFFEAFVRLFIPRCKKDVEGEIVLVTGAANGIGKLIAKELGDYGATLVLWDINSEALDKTAKELKRALDVRVYAYTCDCSRRSEVYKVAELVKREVGDVSILVNNAGMVTGKYTFVEAPDSLVDRTLRVNVAAHFWTYKAFLPSMLQRNHGHLVCVACHGALFAMNGLADYCASKSAAVSFAESIALELLVLKKEGIKTTIVCPYLINTKMFGGCQTKRPSFLPVLDQRHAAKQIVDAILQEKMYLLLPSSLYFLMALKSLMPAKLGIIFVNFFGGMDLMDHFRGVPVPIISYKKPQRQQNDSVSDPQTLIYYN from the exons ATGCATAACCAGGTTATTCAGAGCTTTGAGAGGATAGTCCACAATCTCTGGTTCATAAAAGACATTTTTGGGCTCATTCTTGGAGCAGTCTTTTACTTTTTTGAAGCCTTTGTTCGACTCTTTATTCCACGTTGCAAGAAAGATGTTGAGGGAGAGATAGTCTTGGTGACTGGAGCTGCAAATGGGATAGGAAAACTGATTGCCAAAGAGCTTGGAGACTATGGAGCAACATTAGTCTTATGGGATATCAACTCAGAGGCATTGGACAAAACAGCAAAAGAATTAAAACGAGCGTTGGATGTGAGAGTGTATGCCTATACATGTGACTGCAGCAGAAGAAGTGAGGTCTACAAAGTTGCTGAATTG GTTAAAAGGGAGGTTGGAGATGTGTCAATCTTAGTGAACAACGCAGGAATGGTAACAGGAAAATACACTTTCGTTGAAGCCCCTGACAGTCTGGTGGATAGAACACTAAGGGTCAATGTTGCTGCCCATTTCTGG ACTTACAAGGCGTTTCTCCCATCTATGCTGCAACGGAACCATGGGCACCTGGTCTGCGTGGCATGCCATGGAGCGTTGTTTGCAATGAATGGCCTTGCAG ACTACTGCGCAAGCAAGTCTGCAGCAGTGAGCTTCGCAGAATCTATTGCACTGGAGCTGCTTGTCCTTAAAAAGGAAGGAATCAAAACAACAATAGTGTGTCCTTATCTAATAAATACCAAAATGTTTGGGGGATGTCAAACAAA GAGACCATCTTTTCTTCCAGTCTTGGATCAAAGACATGCAGCAAAACAGATTGTGGATGCTATACTGCAGGAGAAGATGTACTTGTTGTTACCCTCAAGTCTATATTTCTTGATGGCACTTAAGAG TCTCATGCCTGCCAAACTGGGCATCATCTTTGTGAACTTCTTTGGTGGGATGGATCTGATGGATCACTTCAGAGGGGTCCCTGTACCCATCATCAGCTACAAAAAGCCTCAGCGCCaacaaaatgacagtgtcagtGATCCACAAACTCTTATCTATTACAACTAG
- the si:dkey-221h15.4 gene encoding epidermal retinol dehydrogenase 2 isoform X2, with amino-acid sequence MHNQVIQSFERIVHNLWFIKDIFGLILGAVFYFFEAFVRLFIPRCKKDVEGEIVLVTGAANGIGKLIAKELGDYGATLVLWDINSEALDKTAKELKRALDVRVYAYTCDCSRRSEVYKVAELTYKAFLPSMLQRNHGHLVCVACHGALFAMNGLADYCASKSAAVSFAESIALELLVLKKEGIKTTIVCPYLINTKMFGGCQTKRPSFLPVLDQRHAAKQIVDAILQEKMYLLLPSSLYFLMALKSLMPAKLGIIFVNFFGGMDLMDHFRGVPVPIISYKKPQRQQNDSVSDPQTLIYYN; translated from the exons ATGCATAACCAGGTTATTCAGAGCTTTGAGAGGATAGTCCACAATCTCTGGTTCATAAAAGACATTTTTGGGCTCATTCTTGGAGCAGTCTTTTACTTTTTTGAAGCCTTTGTTCGACTCTTTATTCCACGTTGCAAGAAAGATGTTGAGGGAGAGATAGTCTTGGTGACTGGAGCTGCAAATGGGATAGGAAAACTGATTGCCAAAGAGCTTGGAGACTATGGAGCAACATTAGTCTTATGGGATATCAACTCAGAGGCATTGGACAAAACAGCAAAAGAATTAAAACGAGCGTTGGATGTGAGAGTGTATGCCTATACATGTGACTGCAGCAGAAGAAGTGAGGTCTACAAAGTTGCTGAATTG ACTTACAAGGCGTTTCTCCCATCTATGCTGCAACGGAACCATGGGCACCTGGTCTGCGTGGCATGCCATGGAGCGTTGTTTGCAATGAATGGCCTTGCAG ACTACTGCGCAAGCAAGTCTGCAGCAGTGAGCTTCGCAGAATCTATTGCACTGGAGCTGCTTGTCCTTAAAAAGGAAGGAATCAAAACAACAATAGTGTGTCCTTATCTAATAAATACCAAAATGTTTGGGGGATGTCAAACAAA GAGACCATCTTTTCTTCCAGTCTTGGATCAAAGACATGCAGCAAAACAGATTGTGGATGCTATACTGCAGGAGAAGATGTACTTGTTGTTACCCTCAAGTCTATATTTCTTGATGGCACTTAAGAG TCTCATGCCTGCCAAACTGGGCATCATCTTTGTGAACTTCTTTGGTGGGATGGATCTGATGGATCACTTCAGAGGGGTCCCTGTACCCATCATCAGCTACAAAAAGCCTCAGCGCCaacaaaatgacagtgtcagtGATCCACAAACTCTTATCTATTACAACTAG